A genomic stretch from Marinimicrobium sp. C6131 includes:
- a CDS encoding SDR family oxidoreductase, with protein sequence MQPMSFIGSMGICSEMFHWRHRLIGSGRCVVVWHNQRWLILGASGGIGEALGEQMARKGARLLLASRSPTPCRAEGSTYVRIDLASEDVEAQMADICQRYPDIDGVIHCAGQGLFAAVEQTPLQELERLWRVNLRSAYAVARCFSSYFRQRGHGELVFIGSTFGSIGFPGYSAYCATKFALRGLTEALRREWADSGIAVRYIAPRATRTGMNSPAVVAMNRALGNRSDSPEAVALAIVRTIEQKRGRRYLGWPERLIVAVNNLIPAVVDTALRRKLSIIQSYLKSEY encoded by the coding sequence ATGCAGCCAATGTCGTTTATCGGCTCTATGGGGATATGCTCAGAGATGTTCCATTGGCGTCACCGGCTGATCGGATCAGGGAGGTGCGTCGTGGTCTGGCATAATCAGCGTTGGCTCATACTGGGAGCCTCCGGAGGAATCGGAGAGGCGCTGGGAGAGCAAATGGCCCGAAAAGGAGCTCGCCTTCTGCTCGCAAGCCGGTCGCCCACGCCCTGCCGTGCAGAAGGCTCTACTTACGTGCGGATTGACCTTGCGTCGGAGGATGTCGAGGCCCAAATGGCGGACATCTGTCAGCGCTACCCGGACATCGATGGCGTAATTCACTGCGCCGGTCAGGGCCTTTTCGCGGCCGTGGAGCAGACTCCGCTCCAGGAGCTGGAGCGGTTGTGGCGAGTGAACCTTCGTAGTGCTTACGCCGTGGCCCGCTGCTTTTCGAGCTACTTCCGTCAGCGCGGCCATGGTGAATTGGTATTTATTGGTTCCACGTTTGGAAGTATTGGCTTCCCTGGATACTCGGCCTATTGCGCGACCAAGTTTGCCCTGCGGGGCCTGACCGAAGCGTTGCGCCGGGAGTGGGCAGACAGTGGAATTGCGGTACGTTATATCGCCCCTAGAGCGACCAGAACGGGTATGAATTCCCCGGCTGTTGTAGCCATGAACCGGGCGTTGGGGAACCGTTCTGACAGTCCCGAGGCCGTTGCTCTCGCGATTGTACGGACGATTGAGCAAAAGCGTGGGCGACGGTATCTGGGGTGGCCTGAACGGCTGATTGTGGCTGTTAACAATCTTATTCCGGCGGTGGTGGATACCGCGCTACGCCGAAAACTGTCCATTATTCAATCGTATCTCAAATCGGAGTACTGA
- the metK gene encoding methionine adenosyltransferase, translating into MAEYSLFTSESVSEGHPDKLADQISDAVLDAILKDDPNARVAVETLVKTGMAVVAGEVRTSTYVDLEDLIRQVILDIGYNSSEVGFDGASCAVLNAIGKQSSDIAMGVDENEASAKDQGAGDQGLMFGYASDETDVLMPAPIYFSHRLVEKQAELRKNGTLPWLRPDAKSQVTLRYDNGKPVAVDAVVLSTQHNPDVSQSQIHEAVREEIIKKVLPAEWLHADTRYHINPTGQFIIGGPVGDCGLTGRKIIVDTYGGMARHGGGAFSGKDPSKVDRSAAYAGRYVAKNIVAAGLASRCEIQVSYAIGVAEPTSISINTFGTGKLPDDEIAKLVREHFDLRPKGLIDMLNLKRPIYRPTAAYGHFGRELPDFTWEKTDKAELLKKYL; encoded by the coding sequence ATGGCTGAGTACTCGTTGTTTACCTCGGAATCCGTGTCCGAAGGTCATCCAGATAAACTGGCCGACCAGATTTCCGATGCCGTGCTGGATGCGATTCTCAAAGACGACCCCAACGCCCGCGTCGCGGTGGAAACCCTGGTAAAAACCGGCATGGCCGTCGTCGCCGGGGAAGTACGCACCTCGACCTACGTGGACCTGGAAGATCTGATTCGTCAGGTGATCCTCGACATCGGCTACAACTCCAGCGAGGTCGGTTTCGACGGTGCCTCCTGCGCCGTGCTCAACGCCATTGGCAAGCAGTCCTCCGACATCGCCATGGGTGTGGACGAAAACGAAGCCTCCGCCAAAGACCAGGGCGCCGGCGACCAGGGCCTGATGTTCGGCTACGCCTCGGATGAAACCGACGTGCTGATGCCCGCGCCGATTTACTTCTCTCACCGTCTGGTGGAGAAGCAGGCCGAGCTGCGCAAGAACGGCACTCTGCCCTGGTTGCGTCCGGACGCCAAGAGCCAGGTCACTCTGCGCTATGACAACGGCAAGCCGGTGGCCGTAGACGCCGTCGTACTGTCCACCCAACACAATCCGGATGTCAGCCAGAGCCAGATCCACGAGGCGGTGCGCGAAGAGATCATCAAGAAAGTGCTGCCCGCCGAGTGGCTGCACGCCGATACCCGCTACCACATCAACCCGACCGGCCAGTTCATCATCGGTGGTCCGGTGGGCGACTGCGGTCTGACCGGACGTAAGATCATTGTCGACACCTACGGCGGCATGGCCCGTCACGGTGGCGGCGCCTTCTCGGGTAAAGATCCCTCGAAAGTGGACCGCTCCGCCGCCTACGCCGGCCGCTATGTGGCCAAAAACATTGTCGCCGCGGGCCTCGCCAGTCGTTGTGAAATCCAGGTGTCCTACGCCATCGGCGTGGCCGAGCCGACCTCGATTTCGATCAACACCTTCGGTACCGGCAAGCTGCCCGATGACGAAATCGCCAAACTGGTGCGCGAGCACTTTGACCTGCGCCCCAAGGGCCTGATCGATATGCTCAACCTGAAGCGCCCGATATACCGGCCCACTGCCGCTTACGGACACTTTGGTCGGGAGCTGCCGGACTTTACCTGGGAGAAGACCGACAAGGCCGAGTTGCTCAAGAAGTATTTGTAA
- a CDS encoding cytochrome b, whose amino-acid sequence MSSLIQTSGRESYSAISVINHWITVLLVMAMLILGLLASAAPDSAEDFIMSVHVSLGFFVFWFVLWRAAYRVHQGFPLTQGQTPWQRQLAWWVHRLVLGLLVLQVFTGPLYLFTENEGVNVFGWFTVLIPLENLAFIHEPVEVLHVITGLYVLPALLLLHIVGAFHYFWHRRSVTPAELGE is encoded by the coding sequence ATGAGCAGTTTGATACAGACGAGTGGGCGGGAAAGCTACTCCGCGATTTCGGTGATCAACCACTGGATTACCGTGTTGCTGGTAATGGCAATGTTGATTCTGGGGTTGCTGGCGTCAGCGGCGCCGGACAGTGCCGAAGATTTCATCATGTCGGTACACGTCAGCCTCGGCTTCTTTGTGTTCTGGTTTGTGCTCTGGCGGGCAGCGTACCGCGTGCACCAGGGGTTTCCGCTCACTCAGGGGCAAACCCCTTGGCAGCGCCAGCTGGCATGGTGGGTGCATCGCCTCGTATTGGGGTTACTGGTATTGCAGGTTTTTACCGGCCCGTTGTACCTGTTCACCGAAAATGAAGGTGTCAATGTGTTTGGCTGGTTCACGGTGCTGATCCCGCTGGAGAACCTGGCCTTTATCCATGAGCCGGTGGAAGTGCTGCATGTCATTACCGGGCTTTACGTGCTCCCGGCGTTGTTATTGCTGCATATTGTGGGGGCGTTTCATTACTTCTGGCACCGTCGGTCCGTTACCCCCGCCGAATTGGGAGAGTGA
- a CDS encoding CBS domain-containing protein, whose product MKTLNIYKLDPVDHLVQPREFEDVTEHSPALDLMTDFRAHQPHTVESSVSAVGVARLMAMEGVSCKLVVDARQEFIGLLTAERLSEQYILVAQTLQGVERGDLTAGDLMLPRVSIPALDLEALTSATVGDLVQVLRETGETHCLVLDRDQHHIRGVISVDDIAERLHREVPIVPKRSIARALSS is encoded by the coding sequence ATGAAAACGTTAAACATATACAAACTTGATCCTGTGGATCATCTGGTTCAGCCCAGAGAGTTTGAGGATGTGACTGAACATTCACCCGCGCTGGACCTGATGACCGACTTTCGCGCGCATCAACCCCATACCGTTGAATCCAGCGTGTCGGCGGTGGGCGTTGCCCGCTTGATGGCGATGGAAGGCGTGAGCTGTAAGCTGGTGGTTGATGCGCGGCAGGAATTTATTGGGCTGCTGACGGCGGAGCGTCTTTCCGAGCAGTACATTTTGGTAGCCCAGACGCTGCAGGGCGTGGAGCGTGGTGATTTGACCGCGGGTGATTTAATGTTACCCAGAGTGTCAATTCCGGCGTTGGATCTAGAGGCTTTAACATCGGCGACGGTGGGCGACCTGGTGCAAGTGCTACGTGAAACGGGCGAGACACACTGCCTGGTGCTGGACCGCGATCAGCACCATATCCGGGGTGTCATTTCGGTGGACGATATCGCCGAGCGCCTGCATCGCGAGGTGCCGATTGTTCCCAAGCGATCCATCGCCCGGGCGCTGTCGTCCTAG
- a CDS encoding Fe2+-dependent dioxygenase: protein MILYIQDVLDAGTLSAVQDRLASQAFDDGAASAGWAAKQVKRNEQARDDKTRAAIVRLVEERLRAHPLFASAALPKSFPRILINRYGPGMHYGSHMDDAVIHGQRTDLSFTLGLTPAADYEGGELVLEDSTGDRAWKVDAGDLLLYPTTYLHRVEAVRTGQRMAVVGWVRSLVRRSEQREILLDLDTALRTEFDAHGKTEQFDRLSRSRNNLLRLWLED from the coding sequence ATGATTCTTTACATCCAAGATGTGCTCGACGCTGGCACCCTGTCGGCGGTGCAGGACCGGCTGGCCTCCCAGGCCTTCGATGATGGCGCCGCCAGCGCCGGTTGGGCGGCCAAGCAGGTCAAGCGCAATGAACAGGCCCGGGATGACAAGACTCGGGCGGCCATCGTTCGTCTGGTGGAGGAACGGCTGCGGGCGCATCCGCTCTTTGCCAGTGCGGCGCTGCCCAAAAGCTTCCCCCGAATCCTGATCAATCGTTATGGGCCGGGTATGCATTACGGGTCCCACATGGATGATGCGGTGATTCACGGCCAACGCACGGACCTGTCGTTCACCCTGGGGCTGACACCCGCCGCCGATTACGAGGGGGGCGAGCTGGTGCTGGAGGACAGCACAGGGGATCGGGCCTGGAAGGTAGATGCGGGGGATCTGCTGCTGTACCCCACCACTTACCTGCATCGGGTGGAGGCGGTTCGCACCGGGCAGCGGATGGCGGTGGTCGGTTGGGTGCGCAGTCTGGTGCGGCGCAGTGAACAGCGGGAAATTCTGCTGGACTTGGATACCGCGCTGCGCACCGAGTTTGATGCCCACGGAAAAACCGAGCAGTTCGATCGCCTGAGTCGCAGCCGCAATAATTTACTCAGGCTGTGGCTGGAGGATTGA
- a CDS encoding ArsR/SmtB family transcription factor: MNQAHTLPDPDAPAPDALPQLLKAAGDPLRLDILRVMKRDSFGVLELCQLLDAKQSGMSHHLKVLTNAGLLAPRREGNSIFYRRAYLAPDNPLQALQQQLFATLDREPLPATLNERLKSLRGERALASQHFFADNAHKFRAQQDLIASYPVYADQVGQLLANTPLPDNHLALEVGPGEGEFLPVLAKRFKHLVALDNAPIMLERAQALAADQGLSNVEFIGGDTRALKAHKVLADCIVVNMVLHHTPSPADIFQDLSGALVRGGALLVTDLCRHEQTWAREACGDLWQGFEPDDLSRWAVDAGLSEGQSVYFALRNGFQIQLRQFFKSVNPLQP, from the coding sequence ATGAATCAAGCCCACACCCTCCCGGACCCGGACGCCCCTGCGCCGGACGCCCTGCCCCAGCTGCTCAAGGCCGCGGGCGATCCGTTACGTCTGGATATCCTGCGGGTCATGAAGCGGGACTCCTTTGGGGTGCTGGAACTGTGCCAGTTGCTGGACGCCAAGCAATCCGGCATGAGCCACCACCTGAAAGTGCTGACCAACGCCGGGTTACTGGCGCCGCGGCGGGAGGGCAACTCCATTTTCTATCGGCGCGCCTACCTGGCCCCGGACAACCCACTGCAAGCCTTGCAGCAACAGTTGTTCGCGACGCTGGACCGGGAGCCCCTGCCGGCGACGTTGAACGAGCGTTTGAAAAGTCTGCGCGGTGAGCGAGCCCTCGCTTCACAGCATTTTTTTGCGGATAACGCCCACAAGTTCCGCGCCCAGCAGGACCTGATTGCCAGCTACCCGGTGTACGCCGATCAGGTGGGACAACTACTGGCCAACACTCCCCTGCCGGATAACCACCTGGCACTGGAGGTGGGCCCCGGTGAAGGCGAATTTCTGCCGGTGCTGGCCAAGCGCTTCAAGCACCTGGTGGCTCTGGACAATGCGCCCATCATGTTGGAGCGTGCGCAAGCCCTGGCGGCCGATCAGGGGCTGAGCAATGTCGAATTTATCGGTGGCGACACCCGGGCACTGAAAGCGCACAAGGTCTTGGCCGACTGCATTGTGGTGAATATGGTGTTGCACCACACACCTTCACCGGCCGATATCTTTCAGGATTTGAGCGGCGCCCTGGTGCGCGGTGGCGCTCTGCTGGTCACCGATCTGTGCCGCCACGAGCAGACCTGGGCCCGGGAGGCCTGCGGCGACTTGTGGCAAGGCTTCGAGCCGGACGACCTGTCCCGCTGGGCGGTTGATGCCGGCCTGAGCGAGGGGCAGAGCGTTTACTTCGCCTTGCGCAATGGTTTTCAGATTCAGTTACGACAATTTTTCAAATCGGTTAATCCGTTACAACCGTAA
- the ahcY gene encoding adenosylhomocysteinase, with translation MNIAANFTDYKVAAKTAEQFQKDAAWGRREIDIAEGEMPALMALRRKYKAEKPLKGAKIMGCIHMTIQTAVLIETLVELGAEVRWASCNIFSTQDHAAAAIAAAGIPVFAWKGQTEEEFWWCIEQTVNKDGKIWDSNMILDDGGDLTGLMHEKYSEQLEKIHGISEETTTGVHRLLDMLKKGELKVPAINVNDAVTKAKNDNKYGCRHSLNDAIKRGTDHLLAGKKALVIGYGDVGKGSAASLRQEGMIVKVTEIDPICAMQACMDGFEVVSAYKNGVNTGKDEDINHAVLGATDLVVTTTGNVNVCDAPMLRALKSSAVVCNIGHFDSEIDTAYMRKNWHWEEVKPQVHKIYRDKDNNDHLILLSEGRLVNLGNATGHPSRIMDGSFANQVLAQMYLYERKFADLPKDQKKEHLYVKVLPKKLDEEVAKDMVEGFGGVITKLTPQQAEYIDVPVEGPFKPESYKY, from the coding sequence ATGAACATTGCCGCCAACTTCACCGACTACAAAGTCGCTGCCAAAACCGCCGAGCAGTTCCAGAAAGATGCCGCCTGGGGTCGCCGCGAAATCGACATCGCCGAAGGCGAAATGCCCGCGCTGATGGCACTGCGCCGCAAATACAAAGCGGAAAAGCCGCTCAAAGGCGCCAAGATCATGGGCTGCATTCACATGACCATCCAGACCGCCGTGTTGATCGAAACCCTGGTGGAACTGGGCGCGGAAGTACGCTGGGCCTCGTGCAACATTTTCTCCACCCAGGACCATGCCGCCGCCGCCATCGCCGCCGCCGGTATTCCGGTATTTGCCTGGAAAGGCCAGACCGAAGAAGAGTTCTGGTGGTGCATTGAGCAGACCGTCAACAAGGACGGCAAAATCTGGGACTCCAACATGATTCTCGATGACGGCGGCGATCTGACCGGCCTGATGCACGAGAAATACTCCGAGCAACTGGAGAAAATCCACGGCATTTCCGAGGAAACCACCACCGGCGTACACCGCCTGCTGGATATGCTGAAAAAAGGCGAACTGAAAGTGCCCGCCATCAACGTGAACGATGCGGTCACCAAAGCCAAGAACGACAACAAATACGGCTGCCGCCACAGCCTGAACGATGCCATCAAGCGCGGTACCGATCACCTGCTGGCCGGTAAAAAGGCGTTGGTCATCGGTTATGGGGATGTGGGTAAAGGCTCCGCCGCCTCCCTGCGTCAGGAAGGCATGATTGTCAAAGTGACCGAAATCGATCCGATCTGTGCCATGCAGGCCTGCATGGACGGCTTTGAAGTCGTGTCCGCCTACAAAAACGGCGTCAACACCGGTAAAGACGAAGACATCAACCACGCCGTGCTCGGCGCCACCGACCTGGTGGTCACCACCACCGGGAACGTCAATGTCTGCGACGCACCCATGCTGCGTGCCCTGAAGAGCAGCGCCGTGGTGTGTAATATCGGTCACTTCGACAGCGAGATCGATACCGCCTACATGCGCAAGAACTGGCACTGGGAAGAAGTGAAGCCCCAGGTGCACAAGATCTACCGGGACAAGGACAACAACGACCACCTGATCCTGCTCTCCGAAGGTCGTCTGGTGAACCTGGGCAACGCCACCGGTCACCCCTCGCGCATCATGGATGGCTCCTTCGCCAACCAGGTACTGGCGCAGATGTATCTGTACGAGCGCAAGTTCGCGGACCTGCCCAAGGACCAGAAAAAAGAGCACCTGTACGTGAAGGTTCTGCCCAAGAAGCTGGACGAAGAAGTGGCCAAAGACATGGTGGAAGGCTTTGGTGGCGTGATCACCAAGCTGACCCCGCAGCAGGCCGAGTACATCGACGTGCCGGTGGAAGGGCCGTTTAAGCCGGAAAGTTATAAGTATTAA
- a CDS encoding tetratricopeptide repeat protein, with protein MKRILLTLSLCVASVAALAEKPIDGLTDLQHRWAEIQYKMPEAEREKAFEALAEQADALVEQYPGRAEPLIWHGIVLSTYAGAKGGLGALKLVKVARNDFERALSIDASALQGSAYTSLGSLYYQVPGWPLGFGDDEKAEAYLKEALAINPDGIDPNYFYGDFLMDQGRHGEARRYFQKAFQAESRPDRPLADEGRRAEIKEKLSELPTSE; from the coding sequence ATGAAACGTATCCTGTTGACCCTGTCGCTGTGTGTCGCCTCTGTAGCGGCACTGGCGGAAAAACCCATAGACGGACTGACCGACCTTCAACATCGCTGGGCTGAGATTCAGTATAAAATGCCGGAGGCCGAGCGAGAGAAGGCCTTTGAAGCCTTGGCGGAGCAGGCTGATGCGCTGGTAGAGCAATACCCCGGGCGTGCGGAGCCGTTGATCTGGCACGGGATTGTGTTGAGCACTTATGCTGGGGCGAAGGGAGGTCTGGGTGCCCTGAAACTGGTGAAAGTGGCCCGTAACGATTTTGAGCGTGCGTTGTCGATCGATGCGTCCGCGCTACAAGGGTCGGCCTACACATCACTGGGCAGCCTTTACTACCAGGTGCCCGGATGGCCCCTGGGCTTTGGTGACGACGAGAAAGCAGAGGCTTACCTTAAAGAGGCGCTTGCCATCAATCCCGATGGCATTGATCCCAACTATTTTTATGGGGATTTCCTCATGGACCAGGGCCGCCATGGTGAGGCTCGTCGTTATTTTCAGAAGGCATTTCAGGCCGAAAGCCGCCCGGACAGACCGTTGGCGGATGAAGGCAGACGAGCTGAGATAAAGGAGAAATTGTCCGAACTGCCCACTTCTGAATAA
- a CDS encoding PTS transporter subunit IIC: protein MDTIEQLLDAFFSFKAYVMLPAIIFIIALAVRLPFKKSLLSTVELAVGFAGVFIAFDFFVANIKPAVEQLMVIRGLEYNVLDVGWPPLAAITWSSPLAALSIPLILFLNIFMLAVGWTRTVYIDLWNYWHFALLGALVMATSGSMVLGLSATLLLAVYCFKLTEWTAPDVERELGLKGVSASPVSVNGIVPYTACINWVFDRIPGFNRLSYNPEKAAISHDVPGAEEDGQNSSEKDHSMSWLAFFSEPMVIGVLIGLVLAFAAGYDTRQTLELAVHIAAVMFLLPKSAGLIGEAMMPITHALRAQVERRFPSRKNLVVALDTGFLMSHKSVIVTGLILMVVAVLIALVLPGNRVLPLGDLPNLISVMSISVLMFRGNVIRAVLAGIPVIITFLLISTHLAPLYTELANQTSGFDAEGLGLITAFTDGGHQVRYLLFQLYQGNLWAVGGVAVLIMMMVFTWRRCKALQRR from the coding sequence GTGGACACCATCGAACAGCTGCTCGACGCCTTCTTCAGCTTCAAAGCCTACGTCATGCTCCCGGCGATCATTTTTATCATCGCCCTGGCGGTCCGGTTGCCGTTCAAGAAGTCTCTACTGAGCACCGTTGAGCTGGCGGTCGGTTTTGCCGGGGTCTTTATCGCCTTTGACTTCTTCGTGGCGAACATCAAACCCGCAGTGGAGCAATTGATGGTCATTCGCGGCCTGGAATACAACGTATTGGATGTGGGCTGGCCGCCGCTCGCCGCCATCACCTGGTCATCACCCTTGGCGGCGCTGTCCATTCCGCTGATTCTGTTTCTGAATATTTTCATGCTCGCGGTGGGCTGGACCCGCACGGTGTATATCGACTTGTGGAACTACTGGCACTTTGCCCTGCTCGGTGCGCTGGTAATGGCCACCAGCGGCAGCATGGTGCTGGGGCTTTCGGCCACGCTGTTGTTGGCCGTTTACTGTTTCAAGCTGACCGAGTGGACCGCGCCGGATGTGGAGCGCGAGCTGGGGCTCAAGGGCGTCTCGGCCTCACCGGTGTCGGTCAATGGCATCGTGCCTTACACCGCCTGCATCAACTGGGTATTTGATCGTATTCCGGGGTTCAACCGCCTCTCCTACAACCCTGAGAAAGCCGCCATCAGCCACGATGTGCCCGGCGCCGAAGAGGACGGCCAGAACAGTTCCGAGAAAGATCACTCCATGAGTTGGCTGGCGTTCTTCAGCGAGCCCATGGTCATCGGGGTGTTGATCGGGCTGGTGCTGGCCTTTGCCGCTGGCTACGACACCAGGCAGACCCTGGAGCTCGCGGTGCACATCGCCGCGGTGATGTTCCTGCTGCCAAAGAGTGCCGGCCTGATCGGGGAAGCCATGATGCCGATCACTCACGCGCTGCGCGCACAGGTAGAGCGACGCTTTCCGTCCCGCAAAAACCTGGTGGTCGCACTGGATACCGGCTTTCTGATGAGTCACAAATCGGTGATCGTCACCGGCCTGATACTGATGGTGGTGGCGGTACTGATCGCCCTGGTCCTACCGGGCAACCGGGTACTGCCCCTGGGCGACCTGCCCAATCTGATTTCGGTGATGTCGATTTCGGTACTGATGTTTCGTGGCAATGTCATTCGCGCGGTACTCGCGGGCATCCCCGTCATCATTACCTTTCTGTTGATTTCCACTCACCTGGCTCCGCTTTACACGGAGTTGGCCAATCAGACCTCCGGCTTTGACGCCGAAGGCCTGGGCCTGATTACCGCCTTTACCGACGGCGGACATCAAGTGCGCTATCTTCTGTTCCAGCTTTATCAGGGTAACCTCTGGGCCGTCGGCGGCGTAGCGGTTCTGATAATGATGATGGTCTTCACTTGGCGGCGCTGTAAGGCACTACAGCGCCGCTGA
- a CDS encoding manganese efflux pump MntP family protein has product MSPLALLSLSFAMSTDAFAAAVGKGASLHRPRFSEALRTGVIFGLIESITPIIGWLLGRSASTLVENWDHWIAFAVLTGLGLHMVIEGCKHQETPEAVIQRHSFIRLALTAVGTSIDALAVGVGLAFVEVNILLAAGCIGLATLFMVTTGVMVGRSIGSAFGRRTEVLGGVILVLVGAFILNDHISFV; this is encoded by the coding sequence ATGTCACCTCTTGCGCTTCTTTCGCTATCCTTTGCCATGTCGACCGACGCCTTTGCGGCCGCGGTTGGGAAAGGGGCGAGTTTACACCGCCCGCGTTTTTCTGAAGCGCTTCGCACCGGCGTTATTTTTGGTCTGATTGAGTCCATCACTCCGATTATAGGCTGGCTTCTGGGGCGTAGCGCATCCACCCTGGTGGAAAACTGGGATCACTGGATCGCCTTCGCGGTCTTGACTGGACTCGGCTTGCATATGGTGATCGAAGGTTGCAAACATCAGGAGACACCAGAGGCGGTTATTCAACGGCACTCATTCATCCGTCTGGCGCTAACGGCGGTTGGAACAAGCATTGATGCCCTGGCTGTCGGGGTCGGGCTAGCGTTTGTTGAGGTGAATATTCTGCTCGCGGCGGGTTGTATCGGTTTGGCAACGCTGTTCATGGTGACGACCGGAGTAATGGTGGGTCGGAGTATAGGCTCCGCTTTCGGGCGAAGAACGGAGGTGTTGGGCGGTGTAATTCTGGTTTTGGTAGGTGCTTTTATCCTCAACGATCATATTTCCTTTGTCTGA
- a CDS encoding YnfA family protein: MTFIWFILAALAEIAGCYTFWMWLRLDRSAWWLVPGVISLCLFAFFLTRADAELAGRAFAAYGGVYIAASLGWMALVEHRSPQLFDYLGALVCIGGAALILYGGQRVG, encoded by the coding sequence ATGACCTTTATCTGGTTTATCCTCGCCGCTCTGGCGGAAATCGCCGGTTGTTACACCTTCTGGATGTGGCTCAGGCTGGATCGCTCCGCTTGGTGGTTGGTGCCGGGTGTGATTTCGTTGTGCCTGTTTGCGTTTTTCCTGACGCGGGCCGATGCCGAATTGGCCGGGCGGGCCTTTGCCGCCTATGGCGGTGTTTATATTGCGGCGTCGCTGGGGTGGATGGCGTTGGTGGAGCACCGCTCCCCGCAGCTGTTTGATTACCTTGGGGCGTTGGTGTGTATTGGTGGGGCGGCGTTGATTCTGTACGGTGGACAGCGGGTGGGTTGA
- the metF gene encoding methylenetetrahydrofolate reductase [NAD(P)H]: protein MTDTDQPQLSFEFFPPKTDQGREKLLNVRKKLSEFAPDFFSVTYGAGGSTRDNTKGIVKHFKSEGVSVAPHLSFGGDDEATIIELIQEYKDAGIDRIVALRGDMPSGVGGGYQMVYANELVAFIRKHFGDHFHLEVAAYPEIHPQAKSYDDDVKFLKGKFDAGADSGITQYFYNPDAYFYFMDQCHKAGITQPIVPGIMPIISFKNLTRFSDACGAEIPRWMRKRLEAYGDDSDSIKAFGEELVTELCETLLENGAPGLHFYTMNQYEPTASIVKNLGLQPE, encoded by the coding sequence ATGACCGACACCGATCAACCCCAATTAAGCTTCGAGTTCTTCCCTCCCAAAACCGACCAGGGCCGGGAAAAACTTCTGAACGTGCGCAAGAAGCTCTCCGAGTTTGCCCCGGACTTCTTCTCCGTGACCTACGGCGCCGGCGGCTCCACCCGCGATAACACCAAAGGCATCGTCAAGCACTTCAAAAGTGAAGGCGTATCCGTGGCACCCCACCTGTCCTTTGGTGGTGATGACGAAGCCACCATCATTGAACTGATTCAGGAATACAAGGACGCCGGTATCGATCGGATCGTCGCCCTGCGCGGGGACATGCCCTCCGGCGTCGGCGGCGGCTACCAGATGGTGTACGCCAATGAACTGGTGGCCTTTATCCGCAAGCACTTTGGCGATCATTTCCATCTGGAAGTGGCGGCCTACCCGGAAATCCACCCCCAGGCCAAGAGCTACGACGACGACGTCAAGTTTCTGAAAGGCAAGTTCGATGCGGGCGCCGACAGCGGTATCACCCAGTACTTCTACAACCCGGACGCCTACTTCTACTTTATGGACCAGTGCCACAAAGCGGGCATCACCCAGCCCATCGTGCCCGGCATCATGCCCATCATCAGCTTCAAAAACCTGACCCGTTTTTCGGACGCCTGTGGCGCGGAGATTCCCCGCTGGATGCGCAAGCGCCTGGAAGCCTACGGCGATGACAGCGACAGCATCAAAGCGTTTGGCGAGGAGCTGGTCACCGAGCTGTGTGAGACGTTGCTGGAGAACGGGGCGCCCGGACTGCACTTCTACACCATGAACCAGTACGAACCCACAGCCAGCATCGTCAAGAACCTGGGCTTACAGCCAGAATAA